The nucleotide sequence ACGGTAGCCCGCCTCGTGTGCCGCAGCCGAGGTGCGGTAGAACGTGACATTCGCCGGTTTGGGCGTCCGCGCGGGGCACGAGGGGCGGCAGTAGATGCCGGTGCTGGAGACAGCGGTCACGAACTGTCCGTCGAAGCGCACGTCGCGTGCGTCGATCGCCCGGTACTGCTGCCAGAAGTCCATGCCGCCATCCTGTCACCCGCCACCGGAAGCAACTAGCGGGATTCGGACACGGCTACACGAGGGGCCCGCGCCGCCTTTGCTACGGTCGACGGGTGAACGAGCAGAGCGGAGCGGGCGGGGACCTGCGCCAGAGACTGGGCGGCAGCGCACTCGACGTCGCCCCCTGGCTCCTCGGCGCACACCTGACACACCGGGACGACGACGGCGAGGTCACCGTGCGCATCTCCGAGGTGGAGGCCTACCTCGGCCCCGATGATCCCGGCTCCCACGCGTTCCGCGGGAAGACGGCACGGAACGCGACCATGTTCGGGCCGGCCGGCCACCTCTACGTCTACTTCACCTATGGCATGCACTACTGCGCCAACGTGGTCTGCGGGACGGAAGGGTGGGCCACGGGTGTGCTCCTGCGCGCGGGCGAGATCGTGGCGGGCGTCGATCAAGCGCGGAAACGCCGATCCCATCCCGCGTCGGACCTGGATCTCGCCCGAGGGCCCGCGCGCCTCGCGCAGGCGCTCGGGCTCGACCGCCGCTTCGACGGTGCCGACGTCCTCGCCCCGCCCTTCCGGCTGATCCTTCCGGATGAGCCCCCTGTGCAGGTCGGACGGGGGCCCCGGGTCGGTGTGAGCGGCCTCGCCGGTACGGCGGAGTATCCGTGGCGCTTCTGGCTGCCGGGCGACCCGTCGGTGTCCCGCTACCGTCCCGGCAAGCAGCCCGCAGCCCGTAAGGTGGATCCGTGACAACGAGCGGAGCGGACGCGGGGAGCACCCCGGCCGCAGGAGCAGCTACACCGGAACTCGCGATCGCGGCGAGGGAGGCGATCGACCGCCTGTGCGCCGTCGTTCCCGACTTCCCCTCTCCCGGCATCATGTTCCGCGACCTCACTCCCGTGTTCTCCGACGCCTCTGCTTTCCGGACCGTCGTCGACGCGGTGGCGGCGCCCTTCGCGGGTTCCTTCGATGCCGTGGCCGGGGTCGAGGCCCGCGGGTTCCTCCTGGCCGCCGCCGTCGCCTATGCGACCGGTACCGGCGTGGTCACGGTGCGGAAAGCGGGGAAGCTGCCGCGTGCGGTCTTGCGGGAGTCCTACGACCTCGAATACGGGCAGGCATCCCTGGAGATCCACCAGTCCGATCTGCCCGCCGGTGCCCGTGTCCTGGTGCTCGACGACGTCCTCGCG is from Arthrobacter burdickii and encodes:
- a CDS encoding DNA-3-methyladenine glycosylase; this encodes MNEQSGAGGDLRQRLGGSALDVAPWLLGAHLTHRDDDGEVTVRISEVEAYLGPDDPGSHAFRGKTARNATMFGPAGHLYVYFTYGMHYCANVVCGTEGWATGVLLRAGEIVAGVDQARKRRSHPASDLDLARGPARLAQALGLDRRFDGADVLAPPFRLILPDEPPVQVGRGPRVGVSGLAGTAEYPWRFWLPGDPSVSRYRPGKQPAARKVDP
- a CDS encoding adenine phosphoribosyltransferase, which gives rise to MAAREAIDRLCAVVPDFPSPGIMFRDLTPVFSDASAFRTVVDAVAAPFAGSFDAVAGVEARGFLLAAAVAYATGTGVVTVRKAGKLPRAVLRESYDLEYGQASLEIHQSDLPAGARVLVLDDVLATGGTLVAACALLERAGAVVAGCGVVLELGDLGGRASLAGRHVAALETV